The proteins below are encoded in one region of Balaenoptera acutorostrata chromosome 11, mBalAcu1.1, whole genome shotgun sequence:
- the ADA2 gene encoding adenosine deaminase 2 — MSASGRPALPTLLLAVAVSSFRSATSGDEARNRLLMREKMMRIGGQLVLKQEEELANQRLGALKEAEMQEALRTGSIPPSMHFFQAKSLIEKSAVFNILKKMPKGAALHVHDFSIANTDWLVRNVTYRPHCYFCLTPRGTPQFRFARSTPPTLNTTECPQWVLLEKFRKGLPNITEFDHSLLRNFTLMTENPQATYANQDVVWAKFETIFFAIAGLVSYAPVFRDYISQGLEEFYQDNVLYLELRAMLYPVYELNGTVYSPEWSVRLYEEVARNFAKEHPGFIGIKLIYSDHRSKDASAITKSIQTAMELRAKFPGMVVGFDLVGREDTGHSLYDYKEVLMIPASRGIKLPYFFHAGETDWQGTSADRNVLDALLLNSTRIGHGFALSKHPAVWAEAWKKDIPIEVCPISNQVLKLVSDLRNHPAAVLMATGYPMVISSDDPATFGAKGLSYDFYEAFMGIGGMTADLRTLKQLAMNSIRYSTLSETEKKFAMATWEERWQKFVVELARGPK, encoded by the exons ATGTCCGCGTCAGGGcggccagccctgcccaccctgctGCTAGCCGTGGCCGTGTCTTCTTTCCGCTCGGCCACATCCGGAGACGAAGCACGAAACCGGCTGTTGATGAGAGAGAAGATGATGCGGATCGGGGGGCAGCTGGTGCTGaagcaggaggaggagctggCCAACCAGAGGCTCGGGGCCCTCAAGGAGGCCGAGATGCAGGAGGCCCTGAGGACGGGGAGTATCCCACCCAGCATGCACTTCTTCCAAGCCAAGAGCCTCATTGAGAAAAGTGCGGTGTTCAACATCCTGAAGAAGATGCCAAAAG GGGCTGCCTTACACGTCCACGACTTCAGCATCGCCAACACGGACTGGCTGGTGAGAAACGTCACCTACAGGCCCCACTGCTATTTCTGCCTCACCCCGAGGGGGACCCCGCAGTTCAGATTTGCTCGCTCGACTCCCCCCACCCTGAACACAACAGAATGTCCCCAGTGGGTTTTGCTGGAGAAGTTTCGAAAGGGGCTGCCGAACATCACCGAGTTTGACCACAG CCTGCTGAGGAATTTCACTCTGATGACCGAGAACCCCCAGGCGACTTATGCAAACCAAGACGTGGTCTGGGCCAAGTTTGAGACCATCTTCTTCGCGATCGCGGGCCTCGTGAGCTACGCCCCGGTATTCCGAGACTACATCTCCCAGGGCCTGGAGGAGTTCTACCAGGACAATGTGCTCTACCTGGAGCTCAGAGCCATGCTGTACCCG GTGTATGAACTGAACGGGACGGTCTACAGCCCAGAGTGGTCGGTGAGGTTGTATGAAGAAGTGGCTCGTAATTTTGCAAAAGAGCATCCTGGGTTTATTGGAATCAAACTCATTTATTCGGATCACAG GTCCAAAGATGCGTCCGCCATCACGAAATCCATCCAGACAGCCATGGAACTTCGAGCCAAGTTCCCCGGGATGGTGGTGGGGTTTGACCTG GTGGGGCGAGAGGACACGGGCCACTCCCTGTATGACTACAAGGAGGTTTTGATGATTCCAGCCTCGCGGGGTATTAAGCTGCCTTACTTCTTCCACGCCGGAGAGACAG ACTGGCAGGGTACTTCCGCAGACAGAAACGTTCTGGATGCCCTGTTACTGAACTCGACCAGGATTGGCCATGGGTTTGCTTTGAGCAAACACCCGGCCGTCTGGGCTGAGGCTTGGAAGAAGGACATCCCCATCGAAGTCTGTCCCATCTCCAACCAG GTTCTGAAGCTGGTGTCTGACCTGAGAAACCACCCTGCAGCCGTGCTGATGGCCACTGGGTACCCCATGGTCATCAGCTCTGATGACCCTGCTACTTTTGGAGCCAAAGGCTTGTCCTATGATTTCTACGAGGCCTTCATGGGCATCGGGGGGATGACGGCCGACCTGAGGACCCTCAAACAGCTGGCCATGAACTCCATCAG GTACAGCACCCTGTCGGAGACGGAGAAGAAGTTTGCCATGGCAACCTGGGAGGAGAGGTGGCAGAAGTTTGTGGTTGAGCTGGCAAGGGGCCCCAAGTGA